The sequence GGGCTAGCTGGCACAGCACAGGTGGGAAACTAACGGTTACGGAGCGATTGCGGGAATGGGCCGGTGCGGGTTGGGGCGGACACGCGCTAGGCCCCGAACCAACATGATCGGTTCGGGGCCTGATGCTCTGGGGTGACTGACGGGACTCGAACCCGCGACACCCAGGATCACAACCTGGTGCTCTACCAGCTGAACTACAGTCACCATTGCGCCACCCTCGCGCCATAAGGCGCGTGAGCAGCGAGGTACATGTTAGACCAACCGCCGCCTAGCAACCAAAAGTGCTAGTCAGGCGGAGACTAGGTGGCTTGCACGGGATGCGTTGACGGGGCGCCGGGGTGGCTGCCGGCTGGGCGTGTTCGCACCGGCGGGATGCGTTGATGGGGCGCCGGGGTGGCTGCCGGCGGGGTTCGGTGGTGGGCTGATTGAGTGATTGCTCCGGTGGGATGCGTCGGTCGGCCGGGTGTCAAAGCCGCGCTCACCCAACCCCATCTACACCTGCCCGCCGGGCGCGCCGTCGACGTGGATCGCGTCGGCCGCCTGCCGGATGCGATCGGCGTCCGGCTCCTCGGGAACCAGCATCGTGCGACGGTAGAACTCCAGCTCGCCAATGGACTCCCGAATATCCGCCAGCGCACGGTGCGCCAACCCCTTCTCCGGCTGCCCGTTGTACACGGCGGGGAACCAGCGCCGGGCCACCTCCTTGAAGCTGGACACGTCGATCATCCGGTAGTGCAGGAACTCATCGAGCCGCGGCATGTACCGCGCGATGAAAGTCCGGTCCGTCGCGATCGAGTTACCAGCCAGCGGAGCGGAGCGAGCCTGCGGCACGAAACGCTGCACATACGCCAGCACCAGCCGCTCCGCCTCCGCGAGGCTCAGCGTCGACGCCCGGATCTGCTCCGTCAAACCCGAGTTGCCGTGCATCGCGACGACCACGTCATCCATCTGCGCCAGCTCCTCCTCCGTCGCGTGAATGACCAGGTCGATCCCCTCGTCCAGCGGCGTGAGCTGCGCGTCGGTGACGATCACAGCAATCTCCACCAGCACGTGCCGGTCCGGGTCCAAGCCCGTCATTTCGCAGTCCGCCCAGACGATGCGGTCGTTCTTCGCGATCTGGTTGGGGGTTGTGTACGCCTCCGGGTTACTGGACGCCAATTCCGGGGCGCCGGACCCGGCGCCTCGCTTCGGCGTTGACGAATCCTGGGTGGGGTGCTGTGTTGGGGGCGTCATGAAGACATTCCTTCCGATCCACTTTGACGGGCCTGCGCACTTTTCTGGGCTTGTTGCCCAGCGACCTCGGCCGCCATTTTCCCGTACAGCTTGCCCATGAGCGGGGCGGAGAGGCGGTGTGGAACATAAAGGCCAAAAACATTCATCAATTTGGACAGCGGGCCGGGGACCACCCGCACCTTGTTGGCGGCCAATGCGTTCAACGTATCCACCGCGCAATCCTCGTAGGTAGTCCAGATGAAATCCGGAGTAACCCGATCGATACCCGTTCGCTTTTCTTCCTCCTTGCGGGCCTCCCGGACCGGCCCCGGGGCCAGCAGCGTGCACTTCACCCCGGTGCCCAGCAGCTCGTAGTGCAGGGACTCCGTGTACAAGTTCACCATGGCCTTGGTGCCCACATAAGTCGCGTTATTCGGAATCACCATGTTCCCGGCAACCGAACCGACGTTGACAATGCCCCCCTCCCGGCGCTCCACCATTCCCGGCAGCACTGCTGCAGTGAGTTCGAATAGGGCCGTAGCGTTGAGTTCGAACTGGGAGCGCTCGAAATCGTAGGGCAACTGGTGGAATTTGCCGAACGTGGCGATGCCTGCAGAGTTGACGATCATATGTACCGTTGTGTCCCGCAATTCCGTAAGGAACTCGCCCCGGGCCGCCGCGTTTGCGAGGTCCACGCTGCGAATTTTCACGTCGCGCTCCGGCAACTGCTCCGCGATGAAGCTCATAGGGGGCACGGTGCGGGCGACCAGAATGAGGTCGTGACCCCGGCGGCCCAGCTCGAGGGCAATGGCCTGGCCGATGCCAGAGGAAGCCCCTGTCACCACGGCGTATGAACCCGGGCGGGGGGAGGGGAGGGAATTATTGTCAGACATGCGGTGGGGAACTCTCCTTCATCGGACTATTCGGTCAGCGGTGATCTGCGCCGATTTGCTGCCCACGTTACCGGGATGTTCTGAAGCACTCGAAGGAGGACACCGAGGCCAAACTGGCTGGCACATCGCGAAGAAACTTTGTGCCCCCGGCAGGATTCGAACCCGCGACACATGGGGTAGAAACCCACTGCTCTAATCCACTGAGCTACGGAGGCTGAGGGGCCGGGTCGGCCACGTTGGGTCGCCCCAGAATCAGAGACTAGCGGACCCCTCGCATCAACGGAAAAGGCCACCTGCGGCCGAACCGTCTCCGTATGGGGTTACAGACCGCGGGTATACCGCTCAGGGATCTCAGGCGACGGTGAGATCGAACATGGGCTTCAAATGTAAATTTGGGCATTCTGTTATCGGCCGGTAGGGGCTGCGAGGCCCTGGGCGGTAAGGTCAGACCTATGGCAACCACGCACGTGGAACAGCAACCCCGCACCGCTGACCAGCCCGCTGAGCGCCCGACCCCGGCGGGCCCAACTGTGATGCGTACCCCGGCCATCGTGTACCTCGCGGCGGCGCTGATCGCAGGCATCGTTGGAGCCCTGATCGGCTTCGTCTACCTCGGTGATTCGCTGCGAGCGCTCGGCATTCCCGACCCGGGAGCCCTAACTTCCGTGGGCCTGCCCTTCCTGCGGGCGGCGGCGACCGTCATCGCGTGCCTCGGTGTGGGATCGTTCCTCATGGCGGCGCTCGGGGCCCCGCCCCGCAAGGACGGCATGCTTGACCTCGACGGCTATCGAGCGTCCCGCACCGGCACATGGTGCATGTTCCTCTGGGCCGTCTCTGCGCTCGTGATGATCCCCCTGTCCATGTCTGACGTTTCCGGCGCGCCTCTATCCCAGACCCTGAAACCAGATTTGTGGGGGCCCGCTATCCAACAGGTTTCCGCAGCGCTGGCATGGCTGTGGGTGGCGATCTTCGCCGGGTTCCTGTGGCTCGTGTCCCTGCTGACCCGCCGGTGGATCTGGCAGCCAGTCTTTCTCGCACTCAGCGTGCTCACCCTCGTACCCCTCGGACTGGAGGGGCACTCCGCGTCCGGGGGTAATCACGATTTCGGGGTGAACTCGCTTTTGTGGCACATCGTCTTCACCGCGCTGTGGGTGGGCGGACTGATGGCGCTCATCGCCCATGCCAAGCGGCGGGGCCCGCACCTGGCGGTCATCACCTCCCGCTACAGTTTCCTGGCCCTGTTTGCAATCATCACGTTGGCCATCTCCGGTTTGGTGAACGCCGCGCTGCGGGTGAAGTTCAGCGAGTGGTTTACCACGGACTATGGTCGGATCATCGCTCTGAAAGCGCTACTGATCATCGTCCTGGGCGTTTTCGGATGGCGCCAGCGGCAGCGCATCCTGCCGCAGTTGCAGGCAGCCGAGGGGCCCAAGGGGGCCATGACGGATGCGCAGCGGGCACCCTTCATCCGGCTGGCAATCGGCGAAGTACTGGTCATGGCGGCGACAATCGGGGTAGCCATATCTCTTTCCCGAATTCCCCCGCCACTGCCGGAACAGCTGGACCTGACGGTTCAAGACGTCCTGCTGGGATTCACTCTGACCGAGCCCCCGTCGATCGGTGCTTATCTCACCCATTTCCGGTTTGACCTCGTCTTCGGAACGGGTGCGTTGATCTTCCAGGCTGGATACATGTGGGCTTATCTCAGCCTGCGGAAGAAGGGCGTAGAGTGGCCCATCTCCCGACTGATTTGGTGGACGCTGGGCAACATATCCCTCATCCTGGCGACCTGCACCGGGCTGGGCATGTATGCCATGGCAATGTTTGCCCCGCACATGCTGCAACACATGATGCTCTCCATGCTGATCCCCGTGTTCTGGGTGCTCGGAGGACCCATGACGCTCCTGCTCCGGGCGCTTCCCGCAGCCGGTCGGGATGGGGTGCCGGGACCTCGGGAGTGGCTCGTGGTCTTCATCAATAACCCGGTTTCTCGATTTCTAACCAATCCCATCGTGGCCGGGATTCAATTCGTCATCGGTTTTTACTACCTCTATCTCTCCTCGCTGTTCGATTGGATGGCGCCGGAGCACGCGGGTCACCTGTTCATGATGATCCACTTCATTATCTCCGGATACGTTTTCTACTGGGTGATCATTGGTGTAGATGCTGCCCCGCGGCAGCTAAGCCCGTTTATCAAGATGCTGACCCTCTTTGCAGTTGTGGCTTTCCACGCGTGGTTCGGCATCGCGATGATGCAGATGAGCACTCCACTAAACCAAGACTTTTACAACGAACTGAACCTTCCGTTCGCCGTGGACCTCATGCAGCAACAGAATACCGGGGGTGGAATTGCGTGGGGGCTGGGTGAGATTCCGCTTGTTCTGGTCAGCGCTGCCCACGCTGTGCAGTGGATGCGTTCAGATCGGCGGGAGGCCTCCCGCTACGATCGCAAGGAAGAGCGAACTGGTGACGCTGACCTCGAAGCTTACAACGCCATGTTGGCGGGCTTAGCCTCCGGCGAGGGGACAGAGGCCGATCGTGCCTACTACACAGGCGAGTACACCGACCAGCAGGTCCAATCCGCGCTGCACTCCGACCGACACCGTCATCAACACGCAGCGCGAGCACATGTAGCTAGGGCCAGGGAAGACTCCGGGCTTGATCGGCAGAAATCCGACGGCCAGAGTCAATAGGGGCTTAAACCGTTCGTAATCCGGCCGGCAGGCGTCAAGCACCTTGACTGCTAGTTGTGTAAAGACCCGCTCCGAACGCCGTTTTTCCCCACCGCTGTCGGACCGCGGCCGAGGTGCCACCCGCCCTGCGTGTCACGATGGTCTTACTGAAGCCACCGGGGAGCTAAGCGCCAGTCCGGCATCGGGAGATACACGAGCTGGGTGCCCTCCTCCTCGGCGGCCTCAGGGACATTAGGGCCCTTCGTCGCATCTGCGGCCACCGGGAAACGGTGGAGTTGTCGGGGATATTCCGGCTTAGCCCACCGCAGGGGCGGGGCCTACACCACATTAGGGAGGGGAAAACTATGGGCAGCAACGTTTCCAGCATTCACTTGACCGGCAATGTCACATCGGCGCCGTACATCGTCAAGAAGGACACCACCGGCACTCTCGTGGCTCTACGAGTCGCCGTAAACCACCGCTATCGCACGCCAGAAGGGGAGTGGCGCGACGGGGAGGCCATGTTCCTGGATGTGCAGTGTTGGGGCCAGCTCGGCCTCAACGTGCTGAGCTCCATTATTAAGGGCACGCCCATCCTCGTCATCGGTCGGCTGATTCAGTCCACCTGGAAGGTGGAGGACGCCAAAACCGGAGAATGCCAGAACCGCTCCGTGTTAAAGATCAAGGCCAGCCATGTGGGAGTGGACCTAAACACCCGCCGTGTGGATGCGTTCCGCGCTACCGCAGGGCGGGAGGAATCCGAGCGGGACGCCGCTACCGGGGCGCAGGTCGGTACCGAGCACAATGGTGCCGGCGGCCCTGCTCGGTCCACTGACATGAGCGGTGCCGGGGCCACTGGGTCCCCGCAGATGCCAGCCGAGGCGGAGGACAACGGTGCCGGGGAGAACCTGTGGGACGAAGTGGATCGCGGAGAGGGGGAGCGTGAGCTGAGCAGTATCTAGGCTGCGGTGAACACCTCGAGTCCCCGCAGCCTGGGCGAGGGCACTTCGGCACGTACACTAGACCGCTAGATGCAGTGGCGGGTTGATCGTCGCGGCTTGCGGGAGCACCTAGCTCCGCGGGCCGCGCAGCCGCCACGGAGCTGGGACTACGACGGAAAGGTGTGCAGAAGTCACCGTGGGCGAATTCATTTACACGATGAAAAGCGTGCGCAAGGCGCACGGGGATAAGGTCATTCTGGACAACGTCACGATGGCGTTCTACCCGGGGGCCAAGATTGGCGTGGTGGGACCTAACGGTGCCGGTAAGTCCTCCATCTTGAAGATCATGGCGGGGCTGGACCAGCCCTCCAATGGGGAGGCGTTCCTCGATCCCGGCGCGACGGTGGGGATTCTTCAGCAGGAGCCGCCCCTCAACGAGGACAAGACGGTGCGCGAGAACGTAGAAGAGGGGATGGGGGAGATCTTCCAGGTTCGACAGCGCTACGAGGCCATCGCCGAGGAAATGGCCACCAACTACACCGATGAACTCATGGAGGAGATGACCGAACTCCAGGAGAAGATCGACGCGGCGGACGCGTGGGAGCTGGATTCCAAGATCGAGCAGGCCATGGATGCGCTGCGTTGCCCGCCGGGGGATTCGGGTGTGACAA comes from Corynebacterium heidelbergense and encodes:
- the orn gene encoding oligoribonuclease, with product MASSNPEAYTTPNQIAKNDRIVWADCEMTGLDPDRHVLVEIAVIVTDAQLTPLDEGIDLVIHATEEELAQMDDVVVAMHGNSGLTEQIRASTLSLAEAERLVLAYVQRFVPQARSAPLAGNSIATDRTFIARYMPRLDEFLHYRMIDVSSFKEVARRWFPAVYNGQPEKGLAHRALADIRESIGELEFYRRTMLVPEEPDADRIRQAADAIHVDGAPGGQV
- the cmrA gene encoding mycolate reductase (Catalyzes the final step in mycolic acid biosynthesis.), producing MSDNNSLPSPRPGSYAVVTGASSGIGQAIALELGRRGHDLILVARTVPPMSFIAEQLPERDVKIRSVDLANAAARGEFLTELRDTTVHMIVNSAGIATFGKFHQLPYDFERSQFELNATALFELTAAVLPGMVERREGGIVNVGSVAGNMVIPNNATYVGTKAMVNLYTESLHYELLGTGVKCTLLAPGPVREARKEEEKRTGIDRVTPDFIWTTYEDCAVDTLNALAANKVRVVPGPLSKLMNVFGLYVPHRLSAPLMGKLYGKMAAEVAGQQAQKSAQARQSGSEGMSS
- a CDS encoding cytochrome c oxidase assembly protein; this translates as MATTHVEQQPRTADQPAERPTPAGPTVMRTPAIVYLAAALIAGIVGALIGFVYLGDSLRALGIPDPGALTSVGLPFLRAAATVIACLGVGSFLMAALGAPPRKDGMLDLDGYRASRTGTWCMFLWAVSALVMIPLSMSDVSGAPLSQTLKPDLWGPAIQQVSAALAWLWVAIFAGFLWLVSLLTRRWIWQPVFLALSVLTLVPLGLEGHSASGGNHDFGVNSLLWHIVFTALWVGGLMALIAHAKRRGPHLAVITSRYSFLALFAIITLAISGLVNAALRVKFSEWFTTDYGRIIALKALLIIVLGVFGWRQRQRILPQLQAAEGPKGAMTDAQRAPFIRLAIGEVLVMAATIGVAISLSRIPPPLPEQLDLTVQDVLLGFTLTEPPSIGAYLTHFRFDLVFGTGALIFQAGYMWAYLSLRKKGVEWPISRLIWWTLGNISLILATCTGLGMYAMAMFAPHMLQHMMLSMLIPVFWVLGGPMTLLLRALPAAGRDGVPGPREWLVVFINNPVSRFLTNPIVAGIQFVIGFYYLYLSSLFDWMAPEHAGHLFMMIHFIISGYVFYWVIIGVDAAPRQLSPFIKMLTLFAVVAFHAWFGIAMMQMSTPLNQDFYNELNLPFAVDLMQQQNTGGGIAWGLGEIPLVLVSAAHAVQWMRSDRREASRYDRKEERTGDADLEAYNAMLAGLASGEGTEADRAYYTGEYTDQQVQSALHSDRHRHQHAARAHVARAREDSGLDRQKSDGQSQ
- a CDS encoding single-stranded DNA-binding protein, whose translation is MGSNVSSIHLTGNVTSAPYIVKKDTTGTLVALRVAVNHRYRTPEGEWRDGEAMFLDVQCWGQLGLNVLSSIIKGTPILVIGRLIQSTWKVEDAKTGECQNRSVLKIKASHVGVDLNTRRVDAFRATAGREESERDAATGAQVGTEHNGAGGPARSTDMSGAGATGSPQMPAEAEDNGAGENLWDEVDRGEGERELSSI